The following are encoded together in the Tepidiforma bonchosmolovskayae genome:
- a CDS encoding response regulator transcription factor, which translates to MAGCRLSPREREVLGLVAEGRTNAEVAALLGISSETVKTHVSRILAKLGVQSRHQAAAWWQRKGPREPDGKEPTAGG; encoded by the coding sequence ATGGCGGGCTGCAGGCTTTCTCCGCGTGAGCGAGAAGTGCTCGGACTGGTCGCAGAGGGCCGGACCAACGCGGAGGTCGCGGCCCTGCTCGGCATTTCGTCGGAGACGGTGAAGACGCACGTGAGCCGCATCCTGGCGAAGCTGGGCGTGCAGAGCCGGCACCAGGCTGCCGCCTGGTGGCAGAGGAAGGGCCCCCGGGAGCCGGACGGCAAGGAGCCGACGGCGGGCGGTTGA
- a CDS encoding LLM class flavin-dependent oxidoreductase, whose protein sequence is MPRRLAVGVGFTGSPEQNSHTIEKIKVAEEVGVEAVFTAETWGRDQFSLLTQIALNTSKIKLGTGIAPVYGRSPAVLAMTFATLDELSGGRVIIGLGTSGSRVIEHWHGEKFSKPIRRTKEYVEIINMIIGGEKLFYDGEIFKLQRGFKLLFEPPRKHIPIYVASISPKSMESLATCADGWMPIYWPKSKYREAKEFISRAAVAAGRPADAVECVAQLTVVINPDIEKAKVQAAGPISWYVTNMGDFYHEMLARNGFAEEVAAMRKAAETSKPMPFGTTPEIMAAMGDRMLEETAVYGDLETVAAGIEERRQLGVDLPVITMPQGSLNEVERILGTLVA, encoded by the coding sequence ATGCCAAGGCGCCTGGCCGTCGGTGTCGGATTCACCGGCAGCCCCGAACAAAACAGCCACACCATCGAGAAAATCAAGGTCGCCGAAGAAGTCGGCGTCGAAGCCGTCTTCACGGCCGAGACCTGGGGCCGCGACCAGTTCTCCCTCCTCACCCAGATCGCTCTCAATACCAGCAAAATCAAACTCGGCACCGGCATCGCCCCGGTCTACGGCCGCTCCCCCGCCGTCCTCGCCATGACCTTCGCCACCCTCGATGAGCTCTCCGGCGGCCGCGTCATCATCGGCCTCGGCACCTCCGGCTCCCGCGTCATCGAACACTGGCACGGCGAAAAATTCTCGAAGCCAATCCGCCGCACGAAAGAGTATGTCGAGATCATCAACATGATCATCGGCGGCGAAAAGCTCTTCTACGACGGCGAAATCTTCAAACTCCAGCGCGGCTTCAAACTCCTCTTCGAACCGCCCCGCAAGCACATCCCCATCTACGTCGCCTCCATCTCCCCCAAGAGCATGGAGTCCCTCGCCACCTGCGCCGACGGCTGGATGCCCATCTACTGGCCCAAGTCGAAATACCGCGAGGCGAAGGAGTTCATCAGCCGCGCAGCCGTCGCCGCCGGCCGCCCGGCCGATGCCGTCGAGTGCGTCGCCCAGCTCACTGTCGTCATCAACCCCGACATCGAAAAGGCGAAGGTCCAGGCCGCCGGCCCCATCTCCTGGTACGTCACCAACATGGGCGACTTCTACCACGAAATGCTCGCCCGCAACGGCTTCGCCGAAGAGGTCGCAGCCATGCGCAAGGCCGCCGAGACGAGCAAGCCCATGCCGTTCGGCACCACGCCCGAAATCATGGCCGCCATGGGCGACCGCATGCTCGAAGAGACCGCCGTCTACGGCGACCTCGAAACGGTCGCCGCCGGCATCGAAGAGCGCCGCCAGCTCGGTGTTGACCTTCCCGTCATCACCATGCCCCAGGGCAGCCTCAACGAGGTCGAGCGGATCCTCGGCACGCTCGTCGCCTGA
- a CDS encoding MaoC family dehydratase: MAEWDDDSYVGKYLGRHEYLADAEMIARYIEATRDANPWYTGPSPLGGPLAPALLLHSEQYAFRLRDWYLPKLYGNLHIRQEWELFRAVPVGTRLWTHGMIVDRYIRKDRDVVVLEFCVFNGEDVMVARGRCHQSFLLDVPEGQEVVGRDQGARRSTRPDEPAGEPLEVLEPVRKVADLELCMAFSGPKRNYHNDPEEARKLGFPDVVVQGTLSTVFISEMLTNRFGLGWLAGGRMSLNLVNVLWGGEAVTARGVVRAVTPEGRRRRAHLDVWTEKDDGTKTIVGTASALLG, encoded by the coding sequence ATGGCCGAATGGGATGACGACAGCTACGTCGGGAAGTACCTCGGGCGGCACGAGTACCTCGCCGACGCGGAGATGATCGCGCGGTACATCGAAGCGACACGGGACGCGAACCCGTGGTACACGGGGCCGTCGCCGCTGGGCGGGCCGCTGGCGCCGGCACTGCTGCTGCACAGCGAGCAGTACGCCTTCCGGCTGCGCGACTGGTACCTGCCGAAGCTGTACGGGAACCTGCACATCCGGCAGGAGTGGGAGCTGTTCCGGGCGGTGCCGGTGGGCACGCGGCTGTGGACGCACGGGATGATCGTGGACCGGTACATCCGCAAGGACCGGGATGTGGTGGTGCTGGAGTTCTGCGTGTTCAACGGGGAGGACGTGATGGTGGCGCGGGGGCGGTGCCACCAGTCGTTCCTGCTGGACGTGCCGGAAGGGCAGGAGGTGGTCGGGCGCGACCAGGGCGCGCGGCGGAGTACGCGCCCGGATGAGCCGGCCGGGGAGCCGCTGGAGGTGCTGGAGCCGGTGCGGAAGGTGGCCGACCTGGAGCTGTGCATGGCGTTCAGCGGGCCGAAGCGGAACTACCACAACGACCCGGAGGAGGCGCGGAAGCTCGGGTTCCCGGATGTGGTCGTGCAGGGAACGCTGAGCACGGTGTTCATTTCGGAGATGCTGACGAACCGGTTCGGGCTGGGGTGGCTGGCCGGCGGGCGGATGTCGCTGAACCTGGTGAACGTGCTCTGGGGCGGGGAGGCGGTGACGGCGCGCGGCGTGGTTCGGGCAGTCACGCCGGAGGGCCGGCGGCGCCGGGCCCACCTCGACGTCTGGACGGAGAAGGACGACGGCACGAAGACGATCGTGGGGACGGCGAGTGCGCTGCTCGGCTGA
- a CDS encoding valine--tRNA ligase, translating to MTTQTPGPVLPPAYEPANVEERIYRMWEEAGYFQPRIDPNREPYCIIMPPPNVTGELHLGHGLEDAITDALVRWHRMQGDPTLWLPGEDHAGIATQNVIEKELAKEGLTRHDLGRERFIERTWEWVRKYRSRIADQHRKLGASADWTRDVFTLDPQIVKAVRTTFVNLYRDGLIYRGLRMINWCPRCETALSDLEVDYLEVASKLYYIRYPIVGEGGMPLPDYVVVATTRPETMVGDTGVAVNPADERYEEKIGRMLLLPIIGREIPVVADEHVKMEFGTGAVKVTPGHDPNDWEIGQRHDLPVVVAIDLKGRMNEEAGPYNGMTVEEARAAILRDLEDEGFLDHVEDYTHSVGHCSRCKTVVQPLPSEQWFVAVTKEYEPGHSLAGDAIAAVKDGRIRMVPQRFEKVYLNWMENIRDWCISRQLWWGHQIPVWYCENGHTICQVEDPDACPECGGALRQDEDVLDTWFSSALAPHADLGWPDDTEDLRYFYPTTDMQMGYDIMFFWCARMIMFGLYNMRHRGPEKAVPFRTVLFHGLIRDQHGEKMTKSRGNVVDPLVAAKTYGADAFRFAIVTGATLGQDQRYSDERMAAARNFANKLWNSARFVLMRVGERKLKRPHPLDRETLALEDRWILSRLERLERDVDSLLRAYQLGECARQIEDFLWGEFCDWYIEMVKPRLQAGDERPLKVLVHVLDHGLRLLHPFMPFVTEELWQALRGHVDDEMAPQLIVAWYPKSGGNWGDDAAEAAMAHVIEVNRTIRNIRAEKRLEAGARPRVVVRAESYAAALRETAAATNFTSRVELTVLGPEEPLPEGEWGFGRVADTEVAVALPQVDVAAERARLEKELAEARAHLERLEKQLANPAFRAKAPQHVVQGMEATAAETRERAAGLEERLRALGA from the coding sequence ATGACGACACAGACGCCGGGTCCCGTCCTGCCACCTGCTTACGAGCCGGCGAACGTCGAAGAGCGGATTTACCGGATGTGGGAGGAGGCGGGCTACTTTCAGCCGCGGATCGACCCGAACCGGGAGCCGTACTGCATCATCATGCCGCCGCCGAACGTGACCGGGGAGCTGCACCTGGGGCACGGGCTGGAGGACGCGATTACGGATGCGCTGGTGCGGTGGCACCGGATGCAGGGCGACCCGACGCTCTGGCTGCCGGGCGAGGACCACGCAGGGATTGCGACGCAGAACGTCATCGAGAAGGAGCTGGCGAAGGAGGGGCTGACCCGCCACGACCTGGGGCGGGAGCGGTTCATCGAGCGAACCTGGGAGTGGGTGCGGAAGTACCGGAGCCGGATCGCCGACCAGCACCGGAAGCTGGGGGCGAGCGCCGACTGGACGCGGGACGTGTTCACGCTCGACCCGCAGATCGTCAAGGCGGTGCGGACGACCTTCGTGAACCTGTACCGGGACGGGCTGATCTACCGCGGGCTGCGGATGATCAACTGGTGCCCGCGGTGCGAGACGGCGCTGAGCGACCTCGAAGTCGATTACCTCGAAGTGGCGTCGAAGCTGTACTACATCCGCTACCCAATTGTGGGCGAAGGCGGGATGCCGCTTCCGGATTATGTCGTGGTGGCGACGACGCGGCCGGAGACGATGGTTGGCGACACGGGAGTGGCGGTGAACCCGGCGGATGAGCGGTACGAGGAGAAGATCGGGCGGATGCTGCTCCTGCCGATCATCGGGCGGGAGATCCCGGTGGTGGCAGATGAGCACGTGAAGATGGAGTTCGGGACCGGGGCCGTGAAGGTGACGCCGGGGCACGACCCGAACGACTGGGAGATCGGGCAGCGGCACGACCTGCCGGTGGTGGTGGCGATCGACCTGAAGGGGCGGATGAACGAGGAGGCCGGGCCGTACAACGGGATGACGGTCGAGGAGGCGCGGGCCGCGATCCTGCGGGACCTCGAGGATGAGGGGTTCCTCGACCATGTGGAGGACTACACCCACAGCGTGGGGCACTGCAGCCGGTGCAAGACGGTGGTGCAGCCGCTGCCGAGCGAGCAGTGGTTCGTGGCGGTGACGAAGGAGTATGAGCCGGGGCACTCGCTGGCGGGCGACGCGATTGCGGCGGTGAAGGACGGGCGGATCCGGATGGTGCCGCAGCGGTTCGAGAAGGTGTACCTGAACTGGATGGAGAACATCCGGGACTGGTGCATCAGCCGGCAGCTCTGGTGGGGGCACCAGATCCCGGTGTGGTACTGCGAGAACGGCCACACCATCTGCCAGGTGGAGGACCCGGATGCCTGTCCGGAGTGCGGCGGAGCGCTGCGGCAGGACGAGGACGTGCTGGATACGTGGTTCAGCTCGGCGCTGGCGCCGCATGCGGACCTCGGCTGGCCGGATGACACCGAGGACCTGCGGTACTTCTACCCGACGACCGACATGCAGATGGGCTACGACATCATGTTCTTCTGGTGCGCCCGGATGATCATGTTCGGTCTCTACAACATGCGGCACCGGGGGCCGGAGAAGGCGGTGCCGTTCCGGACGGTGCTGTTCCACGGGCTGATCCGGGACCAGCACGGCGAGAAGATGACGAAGTCGCGCGGGAACGTGGTGGACCCGCTGGTGGCGGCGAAGACGTACGGTGCGGATGCGTTCCGGTTCGCGATTGTGACCGGTGCGACGCTGGGGCAGGACCAGCGGTACAGCGACGAGCGGATGGCGGCGGCGCGGAACTTCGCGAACAAGCTGTGGAACTCGGCGCGCTTCGTATTGATGCGGGTGGGCGAGCGGAAGCTGAAGCGGCCGCATCCGCTGGACCGGGAGACGCTGGCGCTGGAGGACCGGTGGATCCTGTCGCGGCTGGAGCGGCTGGAGCGGGATGTGGATTCGCTGTTGCGGGCGTACCAGCTCGGCGAGTGTGCGCGGCAGATCGAGGACTTCCTCTGGGGCGAGTTCTGCGACTGGTACATCGAGATGGTGAAGCCGCGGCTGCAGGCGGGGGACGAGCGGCCGCTGAAGGTGCTGGTGCACGTGCTCGACCATGGGCTGCGGCTGCTGCACCCGTTCATGCCGTTTGTGACGGAGGAGCTGTGGCAGGCGCTGCGCGGGCACGTCGACGACGAGATGGCACCGCAGCTGATCGTCGCGTGGTACCCGAAGAGCGGCGGGAACTGGGGTGACGACGCGGCGGAGGCCGCGATGGCGCACGTCATCGAGGTGAACCGGACGATCCGGAACATCCGGGCGGAGAAGCGGCTGGAAGCGGGCGCGCGTCCTCGGGTGGTGGTGCGGGCGGAGAGCTATGCGGCGGCGCTGCGGGAGACCGCGGCGGCGACGAACTTCACCTCGCGCGTGGAGCTGACGGTGCTGGGGCCGGAGGAGCCGCTGCCGGAGGGCGAGTGGGGATTCGGCCGGGTGGCGGATACCGAGGTCGCGGTGGCGCTTCCGCAGGTGGACGTTGCCGCCGAGCGGGCGCGGCTGGAGAAGGAGCTGGCGGAGGCGCGCGCGCACCTCGAACGGCTGGAGAAGCAGCTGGCGAACCCGGCGTTCCGGGCGAAGGCCCCGCAGCACGTGGTCCAGGGGATGGAGGCGACGGCAGCGGAGACGCGGGAGCGGGCGGCCGGGCTCGAGGAGCGGCTGCGGGCGCTCGGGGCTTAA
- a CDS encoding RsmE family RNA methyltransferase — MGHVPRLFVRGKLGPGRLLLEGEAANRLAAVLRVRPGEEVRLFAGEGREWQAEVRETARGRVAVEVLGVVRQEPPPEPVVEAWVPLIRAQRFEWAVEKCTEAGADIIRPVATAFGQRGEAPSDGRRERWERIAVEASEQCGRLYVPVIEPAAGLDGLLGAFRGTLVALDRDGLRLAALGPLLPGRGRLAVVCGPEGGFSPGELALLRAKGALFARAGPYVLRAETAAVAGVVLVRSLAC, encoded by the coding sequence ATGGGACACGTGCCGCGGCTGTTTGTGCGGGGGAAGCTTGGGCCGGGCCGGCTGCTGCTGGAGGGCGAGGCGGCGAACCGGCTGGCCGCCGTGCTGCGCGTCCGGCCCGGCGAGGAGGTGCGGCTGTTCGCGGGCGAGGGGCGGGAGTGGCAGGCGGAGGTGCGGGAGACGGCCAGGGGCCGGGTTGCGGTGGAGGTGCTCGGGGTGGTGCGGCAGGAGCCGCCGCCCGAGCCGGTGGTCGAGGCGTGGGTGCCGCTCATCCGGGCTCAGCGGTTTGAGTGGGCGGTGGAGAAGTGCACAGAGGCGGGCGCCGACATCATCCGGCCGGTGGCGACGGCGTTCGGGCAGCGGGGCGAAGCGCCCTCGGACGGGAGGCGGGAGCGGTGGGAGCGGATCGCCGTCGAGGCGAGCGAGCAGTGCGGGCGGCTGTACGTTCCGGTCATCGAACCGGCGGCCGGGCTGGATGGGCTGCTGGGGGCGTTCCGCGGGACGCTGGTGGCGCTCGACCGGGACGGGCTGCGGCTGGCGGCGCTGGGGCCGCTTCTGCCGGGACGGGGGCGGCTGGCGGTGGTGTGCGGGCCTGAGGGCGGCTTTTCGCCGGGGGAGCTGGCGCTGCTGCGGGCGAAGGGGGCGCTCTTCGCGCGGGCGGGCCCGTACGTGCTGCGGGCGGAGACGGCTGCCGTGGCCGGGGTGGTGCTGGTGCGTTCGCTGGCCTGCTGA
- the otsB gene encoding trehalose-phosphatase, which yields MLTIEAIERIKALAAARGPLLVASDLDGTLAPIVANASEARVPPGTLAVLDRIAQKAKVAVITGRDLNTARRMVPVEGVDVVGSHGLEASFDDPLIPGVNRVALSAALEQVEQQVITAVPSSFLHIERKAVSTAFHFRKAPDLEGPLRRALATLPEGLRLREGKMVLEVLPNANAGKGVALTALIRRYRAKSLLVLGDDATDVAMFESALEASRKDGLHVLLVGVAGGRETPPRIVELADLVVNSPAEALEALETLARALGV from the coding sequence ATGCTGACGATCGAGGCGATCGAACGGATCAAGGCGCTGGCGGCGGCCCGGGGGCCGCTGCTGGTGGCATCGGACCTGGACGGGACGCTGGCGCCGATCGTGGCGAATGCGTCGGAAGCGCGGGTTCCGCCGGGGACGCTGGCAGTGCTCGACCGGATTGCGCAGAAGGCGAAGGTGGCCGTCATCACGGGGCGGGACCTGAACACGGCGCGGCGGATGGTGCCCGTGGAGGGGGTGGACGTGGTGGGCAGCCACGGGCTGGAGGCGTCGTTCGATGACCCGCTGATTCCCGGGGTGAACCGGGTGGCGCTGAGCGCAGCCCTCGAGCAGGTGGAGCAGCAGGTGATCACGGCGGTGCCGAGCTCGTTCCTCCACATCGAGCGGAAGGCGGTCTCGACGGCGTTCCACTTCCGGAAGGCGCCGGATCTCGAGGGGCCGCTGCGGCGTGCGCTTGCGACGCTGCCCGAGGGGCTCCGGCTGCGCGAGGGGAAGATGGTGCTCGAGGTGCTGCCGAACGCGAATGCGGGGAAGGGGGTCGCGCTCACGGCGCTGATCCGGCGGTACCGGGCGAAGTCGCTGCTGGTGCTGGGGGACGATGCGACGGACGTGGCGATGTTCGAGTCTGCGCTGGAGGCCTCGCGGAAGGATGGGCTGCACGTGCTGCTGGTGGGGGTGGCGGGGGGCAGGGAGACGCCGCCGCGGATCGTGGAGCTGGCGGACCTGGTGGTAAACTCGCCAGCCGAGGCGCTGGAGGCGCTGGAGACCCTGGCGCGGGCGCTCGGGGTGTAG
- a CDS encoding ABC transporter permease, whose protein sequence is MAATTAAAPLDFAPVYRRPGVLRRLGRTARQHPAGVFGFVVLVVFVLAGLFGPALAPYDPNALSVGRPLEGPSWQHPFGLNQNGQDMLSRVIAGARVSLIISSAAIFIGAASGAFLGILGGYYGRWLDYLIQRSGEAFAAFPSLVLYFMLRAALGPGIEAIIAAIAIGALFGGNRVLRSATIIEARQTYVEAARAIGCSEWRIFIRHVVPNVLPLVIVIMSGALGGAILAESALSFLGLGPDVVSWGRDMSGQNLSIARTGYWHVVVFPGIAISLVVLGANLLGDSLRDIWDPRLRR, encoded by the coding sequence GATTTCGCCCCCGTCTACCGGCGCCCCGGCGTCCTCCGCCGCCTTGGCCGTACCGCCAGGCAGCACCCGGCCGGCGTGTTCGGGTTCGTGGTGCTCGTCGTCTTCGTCCTCGCCGGCCTGTTCGGGCCCGCCCTCGCCCCTTACGACCCCAACGCCCTCAGCGTCGGACGCCCGCTCGAAGGCCCCTCCTGGCAGCACCCCTTCGGCCTCAACCAGAACGGCCAGGACATGCTCAGCCGCGTCATCGCCGGCGCCCGTGTCTCCCTCATCATCTCCTCCGCCGCCATCTTCATCGGCGCCGCCTCCGGCGCCTTCCTCGGCATCCTCGGCGGCTACTACGGCCGCTGGCTCGATTACCTCATCCAGCGTTCCGGCGAAGCCTTCGCCGCCTTCCCCTCCCTCGTCCTCTACTTCATGCTCCGCGCCGCCCTCGGGCCCGGCATCGAAGCCATCATCGCCGCCATCGCCATCGGCGCCCTCTTCGGCGGCAACCGCGTGCTCCGCTCCGCCACCATCATCGAAGCCCGCCAGACCTACGTTGAAGCCGCCCGCGCCATCGGCTGCTCCGAATGGCGCATCTTCATCCGCCACGTCGTCCCCAATGTCCTCCCCCTCGTCATCGTCATCATGAGCGGCGCCCTCGGCGGCGCCATCCTCGCCGAATCCGCCCTCTCCTTCCTCGGCCTCGGCCCCGACGTCGTCTCATGGGGACGCGACATGAGCGGCCAGAACCTCTCCATCGCCCGGACCGGCTACTGGCACGTCGTCGTCTTCCCCGGCATCGCCATCAGCCTCGTCGTCCTCGGCGCCAACCTCCTCGGCGACTCCCTCCGCGACATCTGGGACCCCCGCCTCCGCCGGTAG
- a CDS encoding trehalose-6-phosphate synthase, with translation MTARAQLILANRAFLDHEAPRWADSPSAAASGGLLAAVRPVIAPWDGRTGTTWIGAGMGRFDREWVDERGYEILETPRGPLRHRRLFFGSSTWQGHYGEVANSFTWPLFHLVRVDLPKATPYYPEPHPPSEAGWQSFVAVNRAFAAAACEEDGEQSCWVHDYQLALVPAMLRERGYRGPIGFFLHIPFPSMAVIRPYLEGEARERLRAIVAGMLGADLAGFQTPGDVERFIEAAGELCGARPAPGGVEAGGRLVRLGAYPVGIDPEEVLTAARRARPVTRVRLARELGLPVVVGLERGDFTKGIPERLRAIAEAYRRGHRFAYIGIASPTREGVEVYGALEAAIEREAARAREAAYWVGCPFTQVRASVGWDDVVALQRDADVVFTSSLADGMNLVPLQAAIAQSLRPAEERAVVLAGVDAGVAKVYGGDGREGLRAVDPLDQGSLLEGLVEGLEGRPARVSDAFIAKVREHDAKSWGERFLADLEGKC, from the coding sequence ATGACTGCCCGCGCCCAGCTGATTCTTGCGAACCGTGCGTTCCTCGACCACGAGGCGCCGCGGTGGGCCGATTCGCCCTCGGCGGCGGCGAGCGGCGGGCTCCTGGCGGCGGTCCGGCCGGTGATCGCGCCGTGGGACGGGCGGACGGGGACGACGTGGATCGGCGCCGGGATGGGCCGATTCGACCGGGAGTGGGTCGACGAGCGGGGGTACGAGATCCTGGAGACGCCGCGCGGCCCGCTGCGGCACCGGCGGCTGTTTTTCGGCTCGTCGACGTGGCAGGGGCACTACGGCGAGGTGGCGAACAGTTTCACGTGGCCGCTCTTCCACCTGGTGCGGGTCGACCTGCCGAAGGCGACGCCGTACTACCCGGAGCCGCACCCGCCGTCGGAGGCGGGCTGGCAGTCGTTCGTGGCCGTGAACCGGGCGTTCGCGGCGGCGGCATGCGAAGAGGACGGCGAGCAGAGCTGCTGGGTGCACGACTACCAGCTGGCGCTTGTGCCGGCGATGCTGCGGGAGCGCGGCTACCGGGGGCCGATCGGGTTTTTCCTGCACATCCCGTTCCCGTCGATGGCGGTCATCCGGCCGTACCTCGAAGGGGAGGCGCGGGAGCGGCTGCGGGCGATCGTGGCGGGCATGCTCGGCGCCGACCTCGCGGGCTTCCAGACGCCGGGCGATGTGGAGCGGTTCATCGAGGCTGCAGGCGAGCTGTGCGGCGCGCGCCCGGCGCCGGGCGGGGTGGAGGCCGGGGGGCGGCTGGTGCGGCTGGGGGCGTACCCGGTGGGGATCGACCCGGAGGAGGTGCTGACGGCGGCGCGGCGGGCCCGGCCGGTGACGCGGGTGCGGCTGGCACGGGAGCTGGGGCTGCCGGTCGTGGTGGGGCTCGAACGGGGCGATTTCACGAAGGGGATCCCGGAGCGGCTGCGGGCGATTGCGGAGGCGTACCGGCGGGGGCACCGGTTCGCGTACATCGGGATTGCGTCGCCGACGCGCGAAGGGGTGGAGGTGTACGGCGCACTGGAGGCGGCGATCGAGCGGGAGGCCGCGCGGGCGCGGGAGGCTGCCTACTGGGTGGGATGCCCGTTCACGCAGGTGCGGGCGAGCGTCGGCTGGGACGACGTGGTCGCGCTCCAGCGCGATGCGGATGTGGTGTTCACGTCGTCGCTGGCGGACGGGATGAACCTGGTGCCGCTGCAGGCGGCGATTGCGCAGTCGCTCCGGCCGGCGGAGGAGCGGGCGGTGGTGCTGGCGGGGGTCGATGCAGGCGTTGCGAAGGTGTACGGCGGTGACGGGCGTGAGGGGCTGCGGGCGGTGGACCCGCTGGACCAGGGGTCGCTGCTGGAGGGGCTGGTTGAGGGGCTGGAGGGGCGGCCGGCACGGGTGAGCGATGCTTTCATTGCGAAGGTTCGGGAGCATGACGCGAAATCGTGGGGCGAGCGGTTCCTCGCGGACCTGGAGGGGAAATGCTGA
- a CDS encoding Y-family DNA polymerase, giving the protein MRILVVAAPRLSVQLARRAEPGLRGRPAATVQEFGGEPLVAVPSVEASAAGVQPGMTLAEARSRCPALAWAPARPGAELDALERLAAVLRRKATPAVAVVSREAVAVDLAGLEGRFADERSAGTALLGLARAWLGLDVRGAVADTVEEGLAAARAARRCLAICEARGARGMLPRAEGLAVRLAGGVSAARAAAGAERLGQLLAAWGLSCRGLAVTAETGTGVRRWRLRAPAPLHHGHELAALLRPLAGELDGAAEVTIAVTGAGPAVEVTPWRPAAAPRERAALPARPVQRRLALAG; this is encoded by the coding sequence ATGCGCATCCTGGTTGTGGCGGCGCCGCGGCTCTCGGTGCAGCTGGCCCGGCGGGCGGAACCGGGGCTGCGGGGACGGCCGGCGGCGACCGTGCAGGAGTTCGGGGGCGAGCCGCTGGTGGCGGTGCCATCAGTCGAGGCGTCGGCGGCGGGCGTCCAGCCGGGGATGACCCTGGCGGAGGCGCGGAGCCGGTGCCCGGCACTGGCCTGGGCCCCGGCTCGGCCCGGCGCCGAGCTCGATGCGCTCGAGCGGCTGGCGGCAGTGTTGCGGAGGAAGGCGACACCCGCTGTCGCGGTGGTTTCGCGGGAGGCCGTGGCGGTCGACCTTGCGGGGCTGGAAGGCCGGTTCGCGGACGAACGGTCCGCGGGGACGGCGCTGCTGGGGCTGGCGCGGGCGTGGCTGGGGCTCGACGTGCGCGGGGCAGTGGCGGACACGGTGGAGGAAGGGCTGGCGGCGGCGCGGGCCGCCCGGCGGTGCCTGGCCATCTGCGAGGCGCGCGGGGCACGGGGGATGCTGCCCCGGGCGGAGGGGCTGGCGGTGCGGCTCGCGGGCGGGGTATCGGCGGCGCGGGCAGCGGCAGGGGCGGAGCGGCTGGGGCAGCTGCTGGCGGCATGGGGGCTGAGCTGCCGGGGGCTTGCGGTGACGGCGGAGACCGGCACGGGGGTGCGGCGGTGGCGGCTGCGCGCCCCGGCGCCGCTGCATCACGGGCACGAGCTGGCGGCCCTGCTTCGGCCGCTCGCGGGAGAGCTGGACGGGGCCGCGGAGGTGACGATCGCGGTGACGGGCGCGGGGCCGGCGGTCGAGGTGACGCCCTGGCGGCCGGCGGCGGCGCCGCGCGAACGGGCGGCCCTCCCGGCGAGGCCGGTGCAGCGGCGGCTGGCGCTGGCGGGCTGA